A region from the Terriglobia bacterium genome encodes:
- a CDS encoding TldD/PmbA family protein — protein sequence MSAARKTRDQAGKGAAPQLRSARELRGIAESVLRLAKAAGAPEAEVQLDEVSDALTRFANNAIHQNVAEHGLTVSIRTVVDGRTARATTNRVDEDALRAAIEASLSLAHSQPKDPRLLPLLRRQRYARVNRFVPATAALRPEERARAVRGVCDLAVKRGQNAAGIFSSGQMQMAIANSRGLFATYRQTRAEFSVTMQEAPAASWAKANSPRVADIHPPELAQRASDKAHRGVDARELPPGRYTVILEPAAVLDLVGFLFYDFAATALEDKRSCLNERMGTQLFGKNITIADDVCHPLQMGAPFDGEGLPRQRMLLVDRGVPKNLVYSRYAAKQARKQPTGHGFALPNEYGEAPMNLVFTGGQSSLEEMVAGTERGLLATRLWYIREVDPYEKVLTGMTRDGLFLVEKGRVTTAVRNFRFNQSVLEMLRNVELLGPAVRATGEEAFEMVVPAMKVRDFHFSEVTKF from the coding sequence ATGAGCGCTGCACGCAAAACACGAGACCAGGCGGGGAAGGGCGCCGCGCCGCAACTGCGCTCCGCGCGCGAACTTCGGGGCATCGCCGAAAGCGTCCTGCGCCTGGCCAAAGCCGCGGGCGCACCGGAAGCGGAAGTGCAGCTCGACGAAGTGTCCGACGCGCTGACGCGCTTCGCCAACAATGCCATCCATCAGAACGTCGCGGAACACGGCCTGACCGTCTCCATCCGCACCGTCGTGGACGGGCGCACGGCGCGGGCCACCACCAACCGCGTAGACGAAGACGCGCTGCGCGCCGCGATCGAGGCTTCCCTGTCACTGGCGCACAGCCAGCCGAAAGACCCGCGTCTGCTGCCACTCCTCAGGCGGCAGCGCTACGCGCGCGTAAACCGCTTTGTGCCGGCCACGGCCGCGCTGCGCCCGGAAGAACGCGCCCGGGCTGTGCGCGGCGTCTGCGACCTGGCGGTGAAGCGGGGGCAGAACGCCGCCGGAATCTTTTCCAGCGGGCAGATGCAGATGGCCATCGCCAATTCCCGGGGGCTTTTCGCCACCTACCGCCAGACACGCGCCGAATTTTCCGTCACCATGCAGGAGGCGCCGGCGGCGAGCTGGGCCAAGGCCAACTCGCCGCGGGTTGCGGATATTCATCCGCCGGAGCTGGCGCAGCGCGCCAGCGACAAAGCGCACCGCGGGGTGGACGCGCGCGAGCTGCCTCCCGGGCGGTACACCGTGATTCTGGAACCCGCGGCGGTACTCGACCTCGTCGGGTTCCTTTTCTACGACTTCGCGGCCACGGCGCTGGAGGACAAACGCTCCTGCCTGAACGAGCGCATGGGCACGCAGCTTTTTGGCAAAAACATCACCATCGCCGACGACGTCTGCCACCCTTTGCAGATGGGGGCCCCGTTCGACGGCGAGGGTTTGCCGCGGCAGCGCATGCTGCTGGTGGACCGCGGAGTGCCCAAGAACCTGGTCTATTCGCGGTATGCGGCAAAGCAGGCGCGGAAGCAGCCGACCGGGCACGGATTTGCGCTGCCCAACGAGTATGGGGAAGCGCCGATGAATCTGGTGTTTACCGGGGGCCAGTCCTCGCTCGAGGAGATGGTCGCGGGGACGGAACGCGGGCTGCTGGCCACGCGGCTGTGGTACATCCGCGAGGTGGATCCCTACGAAAAAGTGCTCACGGGGATGACCCGCGACGGTCTATTCCTGGTGGAAAAGGGCCGGGTCACCACCGCAGTGCGCAATTTTCGCTTCAATCAATCGGTCCTGGAGATGCTGCGCAACGTGGAGCTGCTGGGCCCTGCCGTGCGCGCCACAGGTGAAGAAGCGTTCGAAATGGTCGTTCCGGCCATGAAAGTGCGGGACTTCCACTTCAGCGAAGTCACCAAGTTTTAG
- the ahcY gene encoding adenosylhomocysteinase → MKKGDVKDIALADAGKRKIEWAQQQMPVLEIIRKRFLKERPLKGIRVSACLHVTSETANLMTTLRDGGAEVVLCASNPLSTQDEVAAALNRHYDIPTFAIKGEDNETYYAHLRAALEHKPQMTMDDGADLVTMLLTKRTDLVPHVIASTEETTTGVIRLRAMAKDGTLKFPVIAVNDAQTKHFFDNRYGTGQSTLDGVIRATNILLAGLKVVIAGYGWCGRGVAMRAKGLGADVIVTEIDPVKGIEAVMDGYRVMPMAEAAKEGDIFITVTGNKSVIRGEHFKAMKSGAVICNSGHFNVEIDIPALEALSSGKREVRPLVDEFLTKDGRKIYLIAEGRLVNLATAEGHPASVMDMSFANQALSAEYLVKNAKSMKAQVYVVPEHLDKEIARLKLESLGHKLDKLTPEQERYLASWQEGT, encoded by the coding sequence CTGAAAAAAGGCGACGTGAAGGACATAGCGCTGGCCGATGCCGGCAAGCGCAAGATCGAATGGGCGCAGCAGCAGATGCCCGTGCTGGAGATCATCCGCAAGCGCTTCCTCAAGGAGCGGCCGCTCAAAGGCATCCGCGTGTCGGCGTGCCTGCACGTGACGAGCGAGACCGCGAACCTGATGACCACGCTGCGCGACGGCGGCGCCGAAGTGGTGCTGTGCGCCTCCAATCCGCTCTCCACGCAGGATGAGGTGGCCGCGGCGCTCAACCGTCACTACGACATCCCCACCTTTGCCATCAAGGGCGAAGACAACGAGACCTATTACGCGCACCTGCGCGCGGCCCTGGAGCACAAGCCGCAGATGACCATGGACGACGGCGCGGACCTGGTAACCATGCTGCTGACCAAGCGCACCGACCTGGTGCCCCACGTCATCGCCAGCACCGAGGAGACCACCACGGGCGTGATTCGTTTGCGGGCCATGGCCAAGGACGGCACGCTGAAGTTTCCGGTGATCGCGGTGAACGACGCGCAGACCAAGCATTTCTTCGACAACCGCTACGGCACCGGGCAATCCACGCTGGACGGGGTGATTCGCGCGACGAATATTCTGCTCGCCGGGCTCAAAGTGGTCATCGCCGGCTACGGCTGGTGCGGGCGCGGCGTGGCGATGCGCGCCAAGGGCTTGGGCGCGGACGTGATTGTCACCGAGATCGACCCGGTGAAGGGCATCGAAGCGGTGATGGACGGCTACCGGGTGATGCCCATGGCCGAAGCCGCCAAGGAAGGCGACATCTTTATTACCGTGACCGGCAACAAGAGCGTCATCCGCGGCGAACACTTCAAGGCGATGAAGAGCGGCGCGGTGATCTGCAACTCCGGCCACTTCAACGTGGAGATCGACATCCCGGCTCTGGAAGCGCTGAGCTCCGGCAAGCGTGAAGTGCGCCCGCTGGTGGACGAGTTCCTGACCAAGGATGGCCGCAAGATCTATTTGATCGCCGAAGGCCGCCTGGTCAACCTGGCCACCGCCGAAGGGCATCCCGCTTCGGTGATGGACATGAGCTTCGCCAACCAGGCGCTCTCCGCGGAATATCTGGTGAAGAACGCGAAGAGCATGAAGGCGCAGGTCTACGTGGTGCCCGAGCATCTGGACAAGGAGATCGCGCGGCTGAAGCTGGAGTCCCTGGGCCACAAGCTGGACAAGCTGACGCCCGAGCAGGAGCGCTACCTGGCGTCCTGGCAGGAAGGCACGTAG
- a CDS encoding TldD/PmbA family protein has product MWDLATHALDTARLRGATYADVRTMHLRQRDLTTKNGQVGTLAQSESIGMGVRVIANGAWGFASTDKLTREGVAACAAQAVAIGKASALAKRGELVLVPEDAYVDSWQSPFRKDPFEIPLETQIALLLAADAEMRRVKGVTLTETGMQFRKIDSWFASSIGSRIHQRKVQTGCGIAATSFQGEEIQKRSYPSSFGGQHALEGYELVEALELLKHAPRVAEECVALHSAAQCPEKTGTLILEGSQLGLQIHESVGHPIELDRVLGQEANFAGTSFLTLDQLNQLKYASGIVNVVADARLEHGPGLGTFAYDDEGVPAQCTEIIKDGWFRGYLSNRETAHLIGLQRSSGTMRTESWNRLPIIRMTNISLLPGAWPYRDLLADTDDAILMETNRSWSIDDRRYQFQFSTEIGWEIKGGKKGRMLKNPSYSGITTEFWNGCDAICTREHWTLWGTPNCGKGQPMQTMGTGHGAAPARFRNVRIGSAFAKI; this is encoded by the coding sequence ATGTGGGACCTCGCCACTCACGCTCTCGACACAGCCCGCCTGCGCGGGGCAACCTACGCCGACGTGCGCACCATGCATCTGCGGCAGCGCGACCTGACCACCAAGAACGGGCAAGTGGGGACGCTGGCGCAGTCGGAATCGATCGGCATGGGAGTGCGCGTGATCGCCAACGGCGCGTGGGGGTTTGCGTCCACGGACAAGCTGACGCGCGAGGGCGTGGCGGCGTGCGCGGCGCAGGCCGTGGCGATTGGGAAGGCTTCGGCGCTGGCCAAGCGCGGCGAGCTTGTGCTCGTGCCGGAAGACGCGTACGTGGACAGCTGGCAGAGCCCGTTCCGCAAGGACCCGTTCGAGATTCCTCTGGAAACGCAGATTGCGCTGCTCCTGGCTGCGGACGCGGAGATGCGCCGGGTGAAGGGCGTGACGCTGACCGAGACGGGCATGCAGTTCCGCAAGATCGATTCCTGGTTCGCCTCCAGCATCGGTTCGCGCATCCACCAGCGGAAAGTGCAAACCGGCTGCGGCATTGCCGCCACGTCGTTTCAGGGCGAGGAGATCCAGAAGCGTTCCTATCCCAGCAGCTTTGGCGGGCAGCATGCCCTGGAAGGCTACGAACTGGTCGAAGCGCTGGAGCTGCTGAAGCATGCGCCGCGCGTGGCGGAAGAGTGCGTGGCGCTGCACTCCGCAGCGCAGTGTCCGGAAAAGACCGGCACGCTGATTCTCGAGGGCAGCCAGCTCGGACTGCAGATTCACGAGTCGGTCGGGCATCCCATCGAGCTGGACCGCGTGCTCGGCCAGGAAGCCAACTTTGCCGGGACGAGCTTCCTGACGCTGGACCAGCTCAATCAACTCAAATACGCCTCGGGGATCGTGAACGTGGTCGCCGACGCGCGCCTGGAGCACGGTCCCGGGCTGGGCACGTTCGCCTACGACGACGAAGGGGTTCCCGCGCAGTGCACGGAGATCATCAAGGACGGATGGTTCCGCGGCTATCTCTCGAACCGGGAGACGGCGCATCTTATCGGGCTGCAGCGCTCCTCGGGCACCATGCGCACGGAAAGCTGGAACCGCCTGCCGATCATCCGCATGACCAACATCAGCCTGTTGCCCGGCGCGTGGCCCTACCGCGATCTCCTCGCCGACACCGACGACGCCATCCTCATGGAGACCAACCGCTCCTGGTCCATTGACGACCGCCGCTACCAGTTTCAGTTTTCCACGGAGATCGGCTGGGAGATCAAGGGCGGGAAGAAGGGCCGGATGCTGAAGAATCCGAGCTACAGCGGGATCACCACGGAATTCTGGAACGGCTGCGACGCCATCTGTACGCGCGAGCACTGGACGCTGTGGGGCACGCCCAACTGCGGCAAGGGCCAGCCCATGCAGACCATGGGCACGGGCCACGGCGCCGCGCCGGCGCGCTTCCGCAATGTGCGCATCGGCTCGGCCTTCGCAAAGATATGA
- the metK gene encoding methionine adenosyltransferase, which yields MSQQGKNFLFTSESVTEGHPDKIADQISDAVLDEVMKQDPRGRVACETLVTTGLAVVAGEITTSAHIDYDTLVREVIRGVGYDRAKYGYDADTCAVMCTVKRQSPDIAMGVDTGGAGDQGLMFGFACDETDELMPMPIQLAHRLTQRLAEVRKSHVVDFLRPDGKSQVTIEYRNGRPARVDCVVISTQHSEKVSNIDLREAVLEFVIRPIVPAAMLDSGTKYHINPTGRFVIGGPMGDAGLTGRKIIVDTYGGYSRHGGGAFSGKDPSKVDRSACYMARYIAKNIVAAGLARKVEVQLAYAIGVAEPVSVMVESFGTAVIPEERITELVRENFSLTPKGIIEALNLRRPIYRATAAYGHFGRSGPGFTWERSDRADALRKAAGLPAAAGASR from the coding sequence TTGAGTCAGCAAGGGAAAAATTTTCTGTTTACCTCGGAGTCCGTGACGGAAGGTCACCCGGACAAGATCGCCGATCAGATTTCGGACGCCGTTCTCGACGAAGTGATGAAGCAGGATCCGCGGGGCCGCGTGGCCTGCGAGACTCTGGTCACCACAGGCCTGGCCGTGGTGGCCGGCGAAATCACCACCAGCGCGCACATCGATTACGACACGCTGGTCCGCGAAGTAATCCGCGGGGTGGGCTACGATCGCGCCAAATACGGCTACGACGCCGACACCTGCGCGGTCATGTGCACAGTCAAGCGCCAGTCGCCCGACATCGCCATGGGCGTGGACACCGGCGGAGCAGGGGACCAGGGCCTGATGTTCGGCTTTGCCTGCGACGAAACGGATGAGCTGATGCCCATGCCCATCCAGCTGGCGCACCGCCTCACGCAGCGTCTCGCGGAAGTGCGCAAGTCGCATGTGGTGGATTTCCTGCGGCCGGACGGCAAGTCCCAGGTCACCATCGAGTACCGCAACGGGCGGCCGGCGCGCGTGGATTGCGTGGTCATCTCGACGCAGCACAGCGAGAAGGTTTCGAACATCGATCTGCGCGAAGCGGTCCTGGAGTTCGTGATTCGCCCGATCGTACCCGCGGCGATGCTGGACAGCGGGACCAAGTATCACATCAACCCCACGGGGCGCTTCGTCATCGGCGGGCCGATGGGCGACGCCGGGCTCACCGGGCGCAAGATCATCGTGGATACCTACGGAGGCTACAGCCGGCACGGGGGCGGGGCGTTCTCCGGGAAGGATCCCTCGAAGGTGGACCGCTCGGCCTGCTACATGGCGCGGTACATCGCGAAGAACATCGTGGCCGCGGGCCTGGCGCGCAAGGTGGAAGTGCAACTGGCCTACGCCATCGGGGTGGCCGAGCCTGTTTCCGTAATGGTGGAATCGTTCGGCACGGCGGTCATTCCCGAGGAGCGCATCACCGAGCTGGTGCGCGAGAACTTTTCGCTCACGCCGAAGGGCATCATCGAGGCGCTGAACCTGCGCCGGCCCATCTACCGGGCCACCGCCGCCTACGGCCATTTCGGCCGCAGCGGCCCGGGCTTTACCTGGGAACGCAGCGACCGCGCCGATGCGCTGCGCAAGGCCGCGGGTCTGCCCGCGGCAGCGGGCGCGAGCCGCTGA